The nucleotide window CGCCCGATGGCCGCCGGCGGTTTCGCGGCTGGGCGCTCTCGACGCGACGCGGCGTGCGCGTCGCGTTGGTGGGCGCGACGACGCCCGGTTCAATGGTCTGGGATCGCGACAACCTCGCTGGGCGGGTGGTGATTCGCGACATCGTGCCCGAAGTGCGCGATGCCGTGCGCGACGCGCGGAACTCAGGCGCCGACGTGGTCATCGTGTTGTTGCACTCGGGGCTCGACGAGCCGTCGAGCTACGACACCGTGTCGACTGGCGTTCCGAGCGAGAACGTCGCGGCGCGCGTCGCGCACGAGGTGCGCGGCATCGATCTCATCGTGTACGGGCATTCTCATAAGGAAATGCGGGACACGCTCATCGGCACCACGCTCCTGATGCAACCGAAGAACTGGGCGCAGAGCGTCGGCGTCGCGCATCTCGTCGTCGAGCGTCGCAACGGACGGTATCAGGTTGTGTCCCGCCGAAGCACCACCGTGCAGATGCTGCATCATCGCGAGAGTCCGGCGGTGCTTGCGGTGACGGCGGAAGGGCATCGCGCGACGCTCCGCTATGCGACGGCCGCCATCGGTAACACGCCGGTGGCCTGGCGCGCCGATTCGGCGCGCGTGATCGATTCGCCGATCACCGACTTCGTGCTCGAGGTGGAGCGCAAGATCTCCGGGGCGCAGCTCGCGTCGACGGCGGTGTTCGAGACGAGCGCATCGATGGGACCGGGCCCGATCACGGTCGCACGGCTCGCGGCGCTCTATCCCTACGACAACACGCTGCGCGCCGTGAAGATCTCCGGCGCGCAGCTGCGCGCGTACCTCGAGCAGAGCGCCCGCTATTTCCGCCGGCGCGACGACGGGACGGTGGACGTCGATCCGCAGATTCCCGGCTTCAACTACGATGTTGTCGCGGGCGTGGATTACACGCTCGATGTGTCGCGACCGGTGGGCGAGCGCGTGACGCAGCTCGAGTACAACGGCCGGCCCGTCGCGGCGACGGACAGCTTCACGATGGCGCTCAACAACTATCGGCAGACGGGCGGCGGCGGCTTCTCGATGCTGCGTGGTGCGCCGGTGGTGTACGACCGGCAGCTCGAGATCCGGCAGTTGCTGATCGACGAGGTGCGCAACCGCGGCACCATTCACCCGAGTGATTATTTTCATCGGAACTGGAAGATCGTGCCGGCCGAGGCGATTCCCAGGCTCTTGCGCGCGCCGTAGCGTCCCTTCGGCGGGTGCATGGATTCCATGATGATTCTCGCACATGCCTGATACCATTCGAGTATTCGTAAATGCCTCTGGAGTCGACGTCCCGCGCGACGCGAGCGCCTTGGACGCAGTGCGCGCGTTCGACGGCGCCGCGGCCGACGAGGTCGTGGACGGACGCCGCCTCATTACCGATAGTCGCGGACTGCCGATCGACACGTCGACGCCCATGAGCGCCGGCTCGATTCTTCGCCTCATCGCCAACCGCGACCGCGCCGCGTCGTCTGACGTGGAGAGCTGACCCTCGTGACGCTCATCCACTCGGAGCTCCTTCGGCGCTTGCCGAAGGCGGAGTTGCACTGTCACCTCGACGGATCCGTACGTCCGGCGACGTTGCTCGACCTCGGCACGGAATACAAGGTCGCCATGCCGCGGGACGACGTGGACTCGCTGCGCGAGTACATGCGCGTCGATGACGCGCGGAGCCTGGAAGATTATCTCGCGCGCTTCGACGTGACGTTGTCGGTGATGCAAACCGCCGACGCGCTCGAGCGGATCGCATACGAGCTGTCGATCGACGCGGCGAAGGATGGCGTGCGGTACATCGAGGTGCGGTACGCACCGGTGCTCAACGTGCGTAAGGGATTGTCGCTCGGTGAAGCGGTCGAGGCGCCGCTGCGCGGATTGGAGCGCGCCGAGCGTGAGGGCGGGGCGATGGCGCGCGTGATCGTCTGCGGGTTGCGTCATCTGTCGCCCGACGTGTCGATGGAACTGTCGCGGTTGGCCGTGGCGTACAAGCGGCGCGGCGTCGTCGCGTTCGACCTCGCGGGCGGAGAGCTGGGCAATCCAGCCTCGGCACATGCGGCGGCGTTCGCCTACGCGCGCGAGAACGATCTCGCGTGCACCTGTCACGCCGGCGAAGGCGCGGACGCGTCGTACGTCCGCGACGCAGTGCACGTTTGCGGCGCGCATCGCATCGGTCACGCGACTCGGCTGTACGAAGACGAATCGCTCACGCAGTATGTGAACGACCGGCGCATCGCGCTCGAGATCTGTCTCACCAGCAACGTACAGACGCACGCCGTGGAGTCGTACGAGAAGCACCCGCTGCGCCGCTACTTCGACGCCGGCATGAACGTCGTGCTCAACACCGACAATCGCTTGATGAGCGGTACGACGCTCACCGACGAGTACGTGCTCGCCGCCACGAAGATGGGGTTTGACTTCGATGAATTGTGCGCGATCGCGCTCAACTCGTTCGAGAGTGCGTTTCTGCCCTGGGCGGAACGCGAGACGCTGCTCACCGCCGCGCAGCAGGAAATCGACGGACTGCGGGGCGCGGTATGAGTGAGTTTGGTACGAGTGCGGCGCGCACCGCGGCGGAGATGCTGCACGCGAAAGTCGGGGCCAGGACACCCGCCGCCGCCATCGTGCTCGGCTCCGGGCTTGGCGGACTCGCGAACGAGATCGACGCAGTCGCACGCGTACCGTACGCCGAGATTCCAGGCTTTCCGAACGCCACCGTTGCGGGGCATGCGGGTGCAATGATCGCCGGCACCCTCGCCGGGAAGTTCGTCGTCGCGCTCGCGGGACGCTTCCATTTATACGAGGGGCACGACGTTCGCCTCGCCGCGTTTCCCGCGCGCGTGCTCGACGCGCTTGGCGTGCGGACGCTGATCGTGTCGAATGCGGCCGGTGGGGTGAATCGCCTGTGGCAGCCGGGCGATCTGATGCTGATTCGCGATCACATCAATCTGATGTTCCAGAATCCGCTGATCGGCGCGGTGGAGGAGGGCGACATCCGCTTTCCCGACATGTCCGAGCCGTACGACCGCGGTCTCTCGGACATCGCGCGCGCGGTCGCGGCGGAGCAGGGGATCAACTTGCGCGAGGGCGTCTACGCCGCGCTGACCGGTCCTGCGTACGAGACGCAGGCCGAGGTGCGGATGCTGGCGCTGCTCGGCGCGGATGCCACGGGCATGTCCACGGTCCCCGAAGTGCTCGTGGCCCGCGCGCGGGGCATGCGGGTGCTCGGATTCAGCTGTATTACAAATCTGGCATGTGGATTATCTAATAATCCTATTACGCATGCCGAGGTGCTGGAGACCACCGAGCGGGTGGCGGGGAAGTTCAAGGCGCTGGTGCGGGGGGTGGTGGGGCGGCTCTAGCACTCGTCATCCCGAGCGGAGGCGCGCAGCGACTCGCTTCGCTCGCTCGGGATGACGAGCGTATCTCTACCTCGCCCGCGTCTGCGGCGGCGCCGGCAACGTTCTTACGCGCTGCTTGAACTGCTGGAACGCCGGCGAGTCCGTCGTCAGCGTCCGGATGATCGCCGGGTTCACCTTCGCCACCTGGTCGCGCGACGCCGTGATGCGATCCTCCTCCAGCGGGTGATCCGCGAAGAACGCGTCCAGCGCCCCGGGTTGCGACTGCCGCTCAGCCAACAGCTTCTCGAACATCTGCGGCATGCCGTTCGGGTTGATGCCCGCCCGTACCAGCTCATCCACGCCCGCCGCATCAGCCTGCGCTTCGTCCGTTCGGCTGAACTTCGCGAATACCGCCGCGCCGCCCACTTGAATACCCGCCTGCGCGATGCCCGAGTTGCAAATGCTCGTGAGCACACAGAGCGCCGTTGCGCCCAGGTTGGCGCCCTGCATCTGCTCCATCTGCTTGACGGAATGGCGCAGCACGACGTGGCCGATCTCGTGCGCGATCACCGACGCGAACTGGTCCATGGTGTCCGACCGCTCGGCCACGCCACGATTCACGTAGATGTAGCCGCCCGGCAGCGCGAACGCGTTGAAATCGTTCGTGTTCACCATGTAGAAGTGCCAGTCGAGATCCGCGCGCGACGTGACGTGCGCAATCGAGTCGCCCAGCGTGTTCAGATACCGGTTGACCGCCGGATCCTGCACGATAGGCAGCTGCGAGTTGACCTGCTGCGCCTGCTCCGCGCCGATCTGCACTTCCTGTTGCTGCGAGATTGCGCATCCCGCCAGTCCCATGGCGGCGGTCATTGCCGCGCCAGCCAACAATCGTCTCATAGGTTGGTGCCCCGTCACCGAGTGGCTTCTACCGCCGGCAATGCATGTTTCGCGCTCTGCCTGGCTTGCCTGATTCTTCGTACCCCGTTCCTCATGAAACTGCTCACCCTCGCCCGCGATCTCCGCCGCCGAAAAGCGAGGGAACGCCAAGGGCTGTTCATCGCGGAAGGTATCCGAACCGTCGAGGAATTGTCGCGCTCGTCGCTCGAGATCCGGGGACTCCTCACCGGTCCGGGGCTGGCCGACAACTCGCGCGGTACTGCCCTCGTTGAAGACCTCAAAGCCAAAGGCATTCCAGTCGACGAGGTCGACCACCGCGAGTTCGAAAGTGCGGCTGAGACCGAGTCGCCGCAGGGGATCCTGGCGGTCGCGGTCATTCCCGGCGGCACCCTGGCCGAGCTGACGCCGGCTGAGTCGATGAGGCTCCTCGTTCTGGACGCCGTGCAGGATCCCGGCAACGTCGGGACGATACTTCGTACGGCGGCGGCCCTGGGAGCCTCGGCAACTTTTTCCCTGCCGGGAACGGTTGACCTCTGGAACTCCAAAGTCGTCCGTAGCGCGATGGGGGCGCACTTCCACCATCCCTGTTTCTCCGGCACCTGGGACGATCTCGATACGTTCCGCCGGGCGCACGGCCTGGCGATCTGGGCCGCTGACGCCTCCGGCGAATCGATCGAGGCCCAAGCCGCACCACTGCGGCTCGGACTCGTCGTGGGGAACGAGGGCGGCGGGCTTTCCACCCAAACACGGGATCGCGCGGACAAGCTGGTCGCGCTTCCCATCGCTTCGACGGTCGAATCACTCAACGTGGCCGTCGCGGCGGGCATCCTTCTCTACGAGCTCCGTCGGTGACCAACGCCGTTTCTCTCGTTCCACTCGTCCCACTGGTTCCCCCAGTCCTCGCGCAGATGTACGCGTTCCTCCTCGGGGCGTGCGCCGGTTCGTTCCTGAACGTCTGCATCGTGCGCTGGCCGCGCGAGAAGTCGATCATCAAGCCACGATCGCGCTGTCCGCGATGCGGCAATCAGCTCGCCTGGTTCGAGAACGTCCCCATCCTGAGCTGGGTCGCGTTGCGCGGCCGCTGCCGCTGCTGCGACGAGCCAATTTCGGTGATGTACCCGGCGATCGAGCTCATCGTCGCGATCGGCTGGTTGCTCATCGCCCGCTACTACGGCTTCACGTTCACCGCGCTGCGCGTCGGCGTGTTCTCCACCGTGCTGCTGGGCGTCGCGATGACGGATGCGCAGCACTATCTCATCCCCGACGGCTTTACGCTGTTCGGTTTAATGTTCGCCCTCGTGACGTCCGTGCTCGCGTTCTTCCTTGGCGAAACCCAGGTGTTTGCCACGCCGTACGATGCACTGGTCGGTGCATGCGCCGGCGCGGGAATGATCGCCATCGTCGGCTGGCTTGGCGAGGTGATGACGAAGCGCGAAGCAATGGGCTTGGGCGATGTGACGCTCATGGCGTTCGTCGGTGCGGCACTCGGACCGACGCGCGCGTTGATCACCGTGTTCCTGGGCGCCACGCTTGGTGCGGTGGCGTTCGCCGGCGTCGTGATTCCGGTGGCGTTGCTGCGCCGTGGGCACGCGCGCGAGCAGACGGAGCTCGCGCTCGGCTCGCCGCCGTTCGAGACGCCGTTGGTGCCGTTCGGGGTATTTTTAGCACCGGCGGCTTTATTGACGTTGTTTTGGGGAGACGCCCTGTTGGCGTGGTTGACCCGAGCCTGACTGTCATCCCGAGCGAAGCGAGGGATCTGCTGTACAGGTCCGAGTGGCCAGTCCCTCTATCGTGATGCCAGATCTCTCGCTACGCTCGGGATGACCCTATGCTCGCGTTGACCAATGATCGGTGAATATCTCCGCAACGAGTCCGCCGGTGGCTCACTCGCGCGATTCACCCGCGACCTGACCGCCGACGCGCGTGCCGGACGGCTCGAGCCGGTCCGCTGCCGCGACAACGAAGTCGCGCGCGTCATCGACATTCTGCTGCGCCACGGCAAGAACAACCCGACGCTCGTCGGGCCGGCGGGCGTCGGCAAGACAGCCATCGCCGAAGGCCTGGCGCAGCGCATCGCGGCCGAGAGCGTTCCGCTCGTATTGCGCCAGGCGCGGCTGCTTTCGCTGGACCACATGGCCTTGCTCGCCGGTACGACGTATCGCGGCCAGTACGAGGAGCGCGTTCGCGCGATCGTGGCCGAGGCGACGTCGGCGGCCGACGTGATCCTGTTCATCGACGAGCTGCACAATCTCATCGGGCAGGGAACGGCGATCGGCACCGCGATGGATGCCGCCAACATGCTCAAGCCCGCGCTCGTGCGCGGCGATTTCCGCGTCATCGGCGCGACGACCAGCGGCGAATACGAGAAATGGGTCGAGGGCGATCCGGCCCTGGAGCGCCGCTTCCAGAAGGTGGTCGTCCGCGAGCTCGGCGAGCTCGAGACGATGGAAATTCTCGAGGCGCGGAAGGAGCGGTTGGAGCGGCATCACAATGTGCTCATTTCCGACGAAGCGCTGCGCGCCGCGGTCAAGCTCACCGACCGCCACGTCAAAGACCGCATGCGCCCCGACAAGGCGATCGACGCGATCGACGAAGCGTGCGCGCACCTGCAGGCCGTCACCGAGTATTCGCCGGCCACCGGAGAGCTGATTCGCCAGCGCGTGGAGCTCCTCAAACAGCTCGCTCGCGACGAGCGTGTCCGCGAAGCGGAAGAGAAGAAACAGGCGAGCGAACGGCGCGAGCGCGAGTCACGCGAATCGCGCGAGTCTCCGAGCGCGTTCGAGCGCTTCGGCGCCGAGCTCGAGGCGTTGTTCGTCGGCGCGCCCGCGCCGGTCGGCGGTCCCGCCGAGGGCGTGCCGGCCGAGGCCACGACACGCGCGTCGCGACCGGGTGCGTTGGCGCCGCTCGAGTCGGATCTCGCCCATCGCCTGATGGAGGAAGGCATCGTGATTCGCGGGCATGACATCGCGCGCGTCGTCGGGCTCATGGCCGGCGTCGAGGTGGCGTGGGAGGAAAGTCCCGCCGCATGAGGACCGCATGATGCGCCGGCACGTACTGTTCGCGGTCATCGCGCTCGCCGCCACCGCATGCCGCGAGCGCGCGAACGTCGGAAACGGTCCCTTCGCCGACAAAGTCGCCGACGACATTCCGCAGATCGAGAACGCGCTCGGCGTGAAGTTCAAGGCGCCGCCCAAGCTCGAGCTGCGCACGCGTGACCAGGTCCGCGAATTCCTCCTGCAGCGCATGCAGGATACGGCGGTGAAGAAAGACCTCGCCAACCAGGAAGCGGTCTTCAGGGTGCTCGGCCTGATTCCCGACACCATGAATCTGACCAACCTGTACGTGAAGCTCCTCACCGAGCAGATCATCGGATACTACGATCCGAAGACGAAGGTCTTGTACGTCGTGAACAACGCGCCGGACGAGTACACCGGCATCACGATCATGCACGAGCTGATTCACGCGCTGCAGGATCAGTACACGAATCTCGATTCGCTCGAACACATTACCGGCGACGACGATCGCGCCGCGGCGGCATCGGCGGTCGTCGAGGGACAGGCGACGTACGAGTCCTTGTATTTGCTCTCGGGTGGCAGCGGCAACATCGCCGCGCAGTTCCCCGGCGGCTGGGACGCCATTCGCCAGACGATTCGCGAGAACATGAAGACGCAGCCGGTCTTCTCGTCGGCACCGCTGGCGATTCAGGAGTCGATGCTCTTTCCGTACATCAACGGCGCCGACTTCGTGCGCCGCTTCAAGGCGCACGAAGGCAAAAAGATGCCCTTCGACAGCCTGCCGATCTCGACCAAGCAGCTGATGCACGATTCGGCCTACTTCGCCAAGACGCGCGACGTGCCGAGCACGATCGTGCTGCCGCCCATTCCGGGCACCGTCGATCAGAATGATTTCGGCGAATTCGGCACGCGCATTTATCTGTATGCGCACACGCGCAACCAGGACATGTCGATTCGCG belongs to Gemmatimonadaceae bacterium and includes:
- a CDS encoding 5'-nucleotidase C-terminal domain-containing protein; amino-acid sequence: MSPLQGNGSVDLVVAATTDVHGRVRGWDYYADAPDSLRGLARVATVVDSLRRVSVTYPIVVDAGDIIQGSPLAYVAARVDTTMRNPVIAAMNAIQYDAAAIGNHEFNYGVAYLDRAIAEASFPLLATNAYSPDGRRRFRGWALSTRRGVRVALVGATTPGSMVWDRDNLAGRVVIRDIVPEVRDAVRDARNSGADVVIVLLHSGLDEPSSYDTVSTGVPSENVAARVAHEVRGIDLIVYGHSHKEMRDTLIGTTLLMQPKNWAQSVGVAHLVVERRNGRYQVVSRRSTTVQMLHHRESPAVLAVTAEGHRATLRYATAAIGNTPVAWRADSARVIDSPITDFVLEVERKISGAQLASTAVFETSASMGPGPITVARLAALYPYDNTLRAVKISGAQLRAYLEQSARYFRRRDDGTVDVDPQIPGFNYDVVAGVDYTLDVSRPVGERVTQLEYNGRPVAATDSFTMALNNYRQTGGGGFSMLRGAPVVYDRQLEIRQLLIDEVRNRGTIHPSDYFHRNWKIVPAEAIPRLLRAP
- the add gene encoding adenosine deaminase; translated protein: MTLIHSELLRRLPKAELHCHLDGSVRPATLLDLGTEYKVAMPRDDVDSLREYMRVDDARSLEDYLARFDVTLSVMQTADALERIAYELSIDAAKDGVRYIEVRYAPVLNVRKGLSLGEAVEAPLRGLERAEREGGAMARVIVCGLRHLSPDVSMELSRLAVAYKRRGVVAFDLAGGELGNPASAHAAAFAYARENDLACTCHAGEGADASYVRDAVHVCGAHRIGHATRLYEDESLTQYVNDRRIALEICLTSNVQTHAVESYEKHPLRRYFDAGMNVVLNTDNRLMSGTTLTDEYVLAATKMGFDFDELCAIALNSFESAFLPWAERETLLTAAQQEIDGLRGAV
- a CDS encoding purine-nucleoside phosphorylase: MSEFGTSAARTAAEMLHAKVGARTPAAAIVLGSGLGGLANEIDAVARVPYAEIPGFPNATVAGHAGAMIAGTLAGKFVVALAGRFHLYEGHDVRLAAFPARVLDALGVRTLIVSNAAGGVNRLWQPGDLMLIRDHINLMFQNPLIGAVEEGDIRFPDMSEPYDRGLSDIARAVAAEQGINLREGVYAALTGPAYETQAEVRMLALLGADATGMSTVPEVLVARARGMRVLGFSCITNLACGLSNNPITHAEVLETTERVAGKFKALVRGVVGRL
- a CDS encoding M48 family metallopeptidase codes for the protein MTAAMGLAGCAISQQQEVQIGAEQAQQVNSQLPIVQDPAVNRYLNTLGDSIAHVTSRADLDWHFYMVNTNDFNAFALPGGYIYVNRGVAERSDTMDQFASVIAHEIGHVVLRHSVKQMEQMQGANLGATALCVLTSICNSGIAQAGIQVGGAAVFAKFSRTDEAQADAAGVDELVRAGINPNGMPQMFEKLLAERQSQPGALDAFFADHPLEEDRITASRDQVAKVNPAIIRTLTTDSPAFQQFKQRVRTLPAPPQTRAR
- a CDS encoding RNA methyltransferase, which translates into the protein MKLLTLARDLRRRKARERQGLFIAEGIRTVEELSRSSLEIRGLLTGPGLADNSRGTALVEDLKAKGIPVDEVDHREFESAAETESPQGILAVAVIPGGTLAELTPAESMRLLVLDAVQDPGNVGTILRTAAALGASATFSLPGTVDLWNSKVVRSAMGAHFHHPCFSGTWDDLDTFRRAHGLAIWAADASGESIEAQAAPLRLGLVVGNEGGGLSTQTRDRADKLVALPIASTVESLNVAVAAGILLYELRR
- a CDS encoding prepilin peptidase, which produces MTNAVSLVPLVPLVPPVLAQMYAFLLGACAGSFLNVCIVRWPREKSIIKPRSRCPRCGNQLAWFENVPILSWVALRGRCRCCDEPISVMYPAIELIVAIGWLLIARYYGFTFTALRVGVFSTVLLGVAMTDAQHYLIPDGFTLFGLMFALVTSVLAFFLGETQVFATPYDALVGACAGAGMIAIVGWLGEVMTKREAMGLGDVTLMAFVGAALGPTRALITVFLGATLGAVAFAGVVIPVALLRRGHAREQTELALGSPPFETPLVPFGVFLAPAALLTLFWGDALLAWLTRA
- a CDS encoding AAA family ATPase; protein product: MIGEYLRNESAGGSLARFTRDLTADARAGRLEPVRCRDNEVARVIDILLRHGKNNPTLVGPAGVGKTAIAEGLAQRIAAESVPLVLRQARLLSLDHMALLAGTTYRGQYEERVRAIVAEATSAADVILFIDELHNLIGQGTAIGTAMDAANMLKPALVRGDFRVIGATTSGEYEKWVEGDPALERRFQKVVVRELGELETMEILEARKERLERHHNVLISDEALRAAVKLTDRHVKDRMRPDKAIDAIDEACAHLQAVTEYSPATGELIRQRVELLKQLARDERVREAEEKKQASERRERESRESRESPSAFERFGAELEALFVGAPAPVGGPAEGVPAEATTRASRPGALAPLESDLAHRLMEEGIVIRGHDIARVVGLMAGVEVAWEESPAA